The following coding sequences are from one Triticum aestivum cultivar Chinese Spring chromosome 5A, IWGSC CS RefSeq v2.1, whole genome shotgun sequence window:
- the LOC123105283 gene encoding uncharacterized protein isoform X2, whose translation MSRASPWTPANLQPDCREDKKRRLPQGHTGKVVSSSGSAHEDLDDMFASLSIDSVLAQENSGDRSKDRKRKSCQESAGNLTNALSDDVLENMFASLSIDSRVTSTASTRSGKGSFIILDDNILAGGNSDCTTSTDSRRPRSEVFIERVNDLLLHHDGTGVRVFEVRFDLNSTHAAHLDKWVQFASEAGAQDVKLSLCKDMTSCPEHLVTANRYNFPLHCFGDGRQRSSMRKLDLTNCIFTPPLDSSAFSSLVCLYLVRATITDAGVQNICSCCPILRHLRLARCDDLVNVRISHEVLICLDIFRCKKLVSVEIHATCLLIFEYDGHEVHINYASTPSMRFLANNFKNRNSYLSDGVEAMKRIRKITLTFLWPSEKPSYTLYAIKFPALQFINLFILPSWNNVRGVAYLVKATPYLKRLRLEARSGDHHYRDDVQVSWPEGISLKRLRFITVGGFAAQAPLVELLVCLVHAGAPPSLQRAGQVGQGGRRRRQACEGPREGDPPLTVTESWPDFCFVLWGSWLDKSPEFLVDS comes from the exons ATGAGCCGCGCATCACCGTGGACGCCGGCAAACCTACAACCAG ATTGTCGCGAGGATAAGAAGAGGAGATTACCCCAAGGTCACACTGGAAAGGTCGTAAGCAGCAGCGGATCGGCACATGAAGATCTCGACGACATGTTTGCGTCGCTGTCCATCGACAGCGTCCTCGCTCAAGAAAATTCAG GAGATCGTTCCAAGGACAGGAAGAGAAAATCATGCCAAGAAAGTGCTGGAAATTTGACTAACGCTTTATCGGATGATGTTTTGGAAAACATGTTTGCGTCGCTTTCGATCGATTCTAGAGTGACAAGTACTGCTTCCACAAGATCGGGGAAAGGATCTTTTATTATTCTTGATGACAATATTCTCGCTGGAGGTAATTCAGATTGCACCACTTCCACTGACTCTAGGAGGCCAAGGTCAGAGGTATTCATTGAAAGGGTAAATGACCTGTTGCTGCACCATGATGGAACTGGTGTTCGAGTGTTCGAGGTTCGTTTTGATTTGAACTCCACTCATGCTGCCCACCTTGACAAATGGGTCCAGTTTGCGTCAGAGGCGGGTGCACAAGATGTGAAACTTAGCTTGTGTAAAGACATGACATCTTGTCCGGAGCATTTGGTGACTGCAAATCGTTATAACTTCCCTTTGCATTGCTTTGGCGATGGGCGACAAAGATCCTCGATGCGGAAGCTAGACCTGACGAATTGCATATTCACGCCACCGCTGGATTCCAGTGCCTTTTCCTCCCTTGTATGCCTTTATCTAGTACGTGCCACAATAACCGACGCCGGCGTCCAGAACATTTGCTCTTGCTGCCCTATTCTCCGCCATTTGAGACTGGCACGATGTGACGATCTTGTTAATGTAAGGATTTCCCATGAAGTGCTGATATGTTTGGATATATTTCGTTGCAAAAAGCTGGTGAGTGTTGAGATTCACGCCACCTGCCTACTCATCTTCGAGTATGATGGGcatgaggtacacatcaattatgCTAGTACCCCCAGTATGAGGTTTTTGGCAAATAATTTCAAGAACCGAAATAGTTATCTTTCGGACGGTGTAgaagccatgaaaaggatcagaaaAATCACCTTGACATTTCTTTGGCCATCGGAG AAGCCCAGTTATACACTTTACGCGATCAAATTCCCAGCATTACAGTTCATCAACCTATTTATTTTGCCATCTTGGAATAATGTTCGTGGAGTAGCTTATCTCGTCAAGGCAACTCCTTATCTTAAAAGACTCCGGCTAGAA GCACGCAGCGGAGACCACCATTATCGGGACGACGTCCAGGTCAGCTGGCCCGAGGGCATCTCTCTCAAGAGGCTCCGTTTCATCACCGTGGGCGGTTTCGCCGCCCAGGCCCCGCTGGTCGAGCTCTTGGTGTGCCTGGTGCACGCGGGCGCCCCACCATCTCTGCAAAGGGCTGGGCAGGTGGGTCAGGGAGGAAGACGTCGGCGACAAGCCTGCGAGGGACCGCGCGAGGGAGACCCTCCGCTCACTGTGACTGAGAGCTGGCcagatttttgttttgttttgtggggTAGCTGGCTAGACAAGAGCCCGGAGTTCCTTGTGGACAGCTAG
- the LOC123105283 gene encoding uncharacterized protein isoform X1, which translates to MSRASPWTPANLQPADCREDKKRRLPQGHTGKVVSSSGSAHEDLDDMFASLSIDSVLAQENSGDRSKDRKRKSCQESAGNLTNALSDDVLENMFASLSIDSRVTSTASTRSGKGSFIILDDNILAGGNSDCTTSTDSRRPRSEVFIERVNDLLLHHDGTGVRVFEVRFDLNSTHAAHLDKWVQFASEAGAQDVKLSLCKDMTSCPEHLVTANRYNFPLHCFGDGRQRSSMRKLDLTNCIFTPPLDSSAFSSLVCLYLVRATITDAGVQNICSCCPILRHLRLARCDDLVNVRISHEVLICLDIFRCKKLVSVEIHATCLLIFEYDGHEVHINYASTPSMRFLANNFKNRNSYLSDGVEAMKRIRKITLTFLWPSEKPSYTLYAIKFPALQFINLFILPSWNNVRGVAYLVKATPYLKRLRLEARSGDHHYRDDVQVSWPEGISLKRLRFITVGGFAAQAPLVELLVCLVHAGAPPSLQRAGQVGQGGRRRRQACEGPREGDPPLTVTESWPDFCFVLWGSWLDKSPEFLVDS; encoded by the exons ATGAGCCGCGCATCACCGTGGACGCCGGCAAACCTACAACCAG CAGATTGTCGCGAGGATAAGAAGAGGAGATTACCCCAAGGTCACACTGGAAAGGTCGTAAGCAGCAGCGGATCGGCACATGAAGATCTCGACGACATGTTTGCGTCGCTGTCCATCGACAGCGTCCTCGCTCAAGAAAATTCAG GAGATCGTTCCAAGGACAGGAAGAGAAAATCATGCCAAGAAAGTGCTGGAAATTTGACTAACGCTTTATCGGATGATGTTTTGGAAAACATGTTTGCGTCGCTTTCGATCGATTCTAGAGTGACAAGTACTGCTTCCACAAGATCGGGGAAAGGATCTTTTATTATTCTTGATGACAATATTCTCGCTGGAGGTAATTCAGATTGCACCACTTCCACTGACTCTAGGAGGCCAAGGTCAGAGGTATTCATTGAAAGGGTAAATGACCTGTTGCTGCACCATGATGGAACTGGTGTTCGAGTGTTCGAGGTTCGTTTTGATTTGAACTCCACTCATGCTGCCCACCTTGACAAATGGGTCCAGTTTGCGTCAGAGGCGGGTGCACAAGATGTGAAACTTAGCTTGTGTAAAGACATGACATCTTGTCCGGAGCATTTGGTGACTGCAAATCGTTATAACTTCCCTTTGCATTGCTTTGGCGATGGGCGACAAAGATCCTCGATGCGGAAGCTAGACCTGACGAATTGCATATTCACGCCACCGCTGGATTCCAGTGCCTTTTCCTCCCTTGTATGCCTTTATCTAGTACGTGCCACAATAACCGACGCCGGCGTCCAGAACATTTGCTCTTGCTGCCCTATTCTCCGCCATTTGAGACTGGCACGATGTGACGATCTTGTTAATGTAAGGATTTCCCATGAAGTGCTGATATGTTTGGATATATTTCGTTGCAAAAAGCTGGTGAGTGTTGAGATTCACGCCACCTGCCTACTCATCTTCGAGTATGATGGGcatgaggtacacatcaattatgCTAGTACCCCCAGTATGAGGTTTTTGGCAAATAATTTCAAGAACCGAAATAGTTATCTTTCGGACGGTGTAgaagccatgaaaaggatcagaaaAATCACCTTGACATTTCTTTGGCCATCGGAG AAGCCCAGTTATACACTTTACGCGATCAAATTCCCAGCATTACAGTTCATCAACCTATTTATTTTGCCATCTTGGAATAATGTTCGTGGAGTAGCTTATCTCGTCAAGGCAACTCCTTATCTTAAAAGACTCCGGCTAGAA GCACGCAGCGGAGACCACCATTATCGGGACGACGTCCAGGTCAGCTGGCCCGAGGGCATCTCTCTCAAGAGGCTCCGTTTCATCACCGTGGGCGGTTTCGCCGCCCAGGCCCCGCTGGTCGAGCTCTTGGTGTGCCTGGTGCACGCGGGCGCCCCACCATCTCTGCAAAGGGCTGGGCAGGTGGGTCAGGGAGGAAGACGTCGGCGACAAGCCTGCGAGGGACCGCGCGAGGGAGACCCTCCGCTCACTGTGACTGAGAGCTGGCcagatttttgttttgttttgtggggTAGCTGGCTAGACAAGAGCCCGGAGTTCCTTGTGGACAGCTAG